One genomic window of Cercospora beticola chromosome 5, complete sequence includes the following:
- the RPL26B gene encoding 60S ribosomal protein uL24 (BUSCO:EOG09265DAV), whose translation MTKINSNLHSSRSKSRKAHFQAPSSVRRVIMSAPLSKELREKHNVRAIPITKGDEVVIKRGSNKGREGKVTSVYRLKYVIHIERVQREKSNGQSVPLGIAPSKVEITKLKLDKDREKIIERIAAGRVANEKKRKA comes from the exons ATGACCAAGATCAACAGCAACTTGCACTCCAGCCGGAGCAAGAGCCGCAAGGCTCACTTCCAGGCTCCCTCCAGTGTGCGCCGGGTCATCATGTCCGCGCCTCTGAGCAAAG AACTGCGCGAGAAGCACAACGTGCGCGCCATCCCAATCACCAAGGGTGACGAGGTCGTCATCAAGCGTGGCTCCAACAAGGGTCGCGAGGGCAAGGTCACGTCTGTCTACCGTCTCAAGTATGTGATCCACATCGAGCGTGTGCAGCGTGAGAAGTCCAACGGCCAGTCTGTGCCTCTTGGTATCGCTCCTAGCAAGGTCGAGATCACCAAGCTCAAGCTCGACAAGGACCGGGAAAAGATCATTGAGCGCATCGCCGCTGGCCGTGTCGccaacgagaagaagcgcaaggcttAG
- a CDS encoding uncharacterized protein (MEROPS:MER0000336) → MFKTLSLLLCASAACAKPTILKRQDVAGEVVPDKYIVQLAPNAVLDDKLIQKLKDESGIKVNKTTSFNLDGLKGFTVKANDSAIDSLAEYSSLISVEPVTVIRAAIIPRQATAGTLVAKDGTWGLDRISHRSWTYTSRDFPENKTEYIYKSVAGVNTVTYVVDTGIYTAHSDFGGRASYGANFITNEGPEDKNGHGTHVAGTIGGTKFGVARRGKLVSVKVLNVNGTGDLSGIISALDWINKDVAANKASRRGSVVNMSIGASFSQTLNDATNALANAGILVVVAAGNSAVDASTQSPASATGACTIGSMSYYNSANTYSNFGPKVALHAPGFRVRSAGIAGPNAVAELSGTSMASPHVAGVGAYLMSVSTSYTGSNLCKRMQQFATRNQLKKDDGTALGNNTPNLIVWNTATKPR, encoded by the exons ATGTTCAAGACATTGAGCCTCCTCCTGTGTGCTTCGGCTGCATGCGCCAAGCCCACGATTCTCAAGAGGCAAGATGTTGCTGGCGAGGTGGTTCCGGACAAGTACATTGTGCAGCTCGCACCGAATGCTGTGCTCGATGACAAGCTCATccagaagctcaaggacGAGTCCGGAATCAAGGTCAACAAAACGACATCTTTCAACTTGGATGGCTTGAAGGGGTTCACCGTCAAGGCCAACGACAGTGCCATCGACTCTCTTGCCGAATACAGCAGCCTGATCTCTGTCGAACCCGTGACCGTCATTCGAGCAGCGATCATTCCACGACAGGCTACCGCAGGGACGCTTGTTGCAAAAGATGGCACTTGGGGCCTTGATCGCATATCCCACAGAAGTTGGACATACACGAGTCGAGATTTCCCGGAGAACAAGACGGAATATATCTACAAGTCTGTTGCGGGTGTGAATACGGTCACTTATGTCGTGGACACT GGCATTTATACTGCCCACAGCGATTTTGGCGGCAGAGCTTCGTACGGAGCCAACTTCATCACAAATGAGGGACCTGAAGACAAGAACGGCCATG GAACACACGTTGCAGGCACAATCGGCGGCACTAAATTCGGCGTCGCAAGGAGAGGGAAACTCGTCTCTGTCAAGGTCCTGAATGTCAATGGTACTGGTGACCTTTCAGGAATCATCTCGGCTCTCGACTGGATCAACAAGGACGTCGCGGCTAATAAAGCCAGTCGTCGTGGCTCGGTTGTCAACATGAGCATCGGAGCCAGTTTCAGTCAAACTCTCAATGATGCTACGAACGCCCTTGCCAACGCTGGTATACTCGTAGTTGTTGCCGCTGGCAACAGTGCCGTGGATGCAAGCACACAGTCTCCGGCTTCCGCGACTGGAGCGTGTACGATTGGATCCATGTCATATTACAAC TCGGCGAACACCTACTCCAACTTCGGGCCAAAAGTGGCTTTACACGCACCAGGCTTCCGCGTGCGATCAGCGGGCATCGCAGGTCCTAATGCCGTGGCTGAATTGTCCGGCACCAGCATGGCATCTCCACACGTTGCTGGAGTTGGAGCATACTTGATGAGTGTCAGCACTTCGTACACGGGAAGCAATTTGTGCAAGAGGATGCAGCAGTTTGCTACGCGGAATCAGCTCAAGAAGGACGACGGCACAGCATTGGGAAACAACACACCGAATTTGATTGTTTGGAACACGGCTACAAAGCCACGATGA